The nucleotide sequence CGTCAACGTCTcatcttcctgagtaggacacaaaacCTAGCAAAATTCGGAGGAACGTCTAAAAATAGAGCCCTCCCGTCGGCAAGGGCCATGATCCACCACGCCGCCATGACCCCAAGGCCACCGAAGACGAGGTGGACCGGCGACGGCGCCGGCAGGAGGCAAAGGAGCCCTATGTTTTCCTTAGGGGAGGAGGCAGCTACGTATAGGAGCCCAATGTCTTTGCTTACATCACAAGTAATTTAACCATAATCCTCCGCCCCGGCTATACTTtttcatcttcataaaacatagggTGACCATGCGGGAATTTGCAGGTGCACGCGAGTGTCGCCTGCTCGATTTGCCTCACGATTCGTGAAGTAATTGGATACCGCACGAGGGCATGGTAAATTTTAAGTTTCAATGATAAAACTTACGGGTTTTGCATCTAAAAACAGCCAAGTTTCAGAGATATAATTTTAAGCAATTTTTTCGGTCGGAAGGGGACACAAAATAATTGATTTTTACCGCCCGCTCGTACTAAGTTTCAACATTAAAACTTAACATGTTTTTTTTCTAAAATTGGTCAAATTGTAGTTAAAATGGATCTTATTAGAAAGCACTGGCAACGAGAAACACGAGTAAAAAAGTAGAACTTAATTTGGATTTTTTGTTTCAAAGATATAAACTTTGAAAATCAGAAGCCAAAATAAAAAGGCGGCACCAGGGACTTGCGAGCCCCCGCACTTGGGTGTCCTAAATCCTTGTTCGGTGACCATAGAGAAAAGTAAAGCCCTTAATCCTCATTCGGTGACCATAGAGAAAAGTAAAGCTTATACGAGGACGACGTTTAGGTGCCCAAATGCAGTTGCTCCTTGTGAACATTAAATTAAAAATAGTAAAATAATTCAAAACATCTAATTTTTTTGCCTTCAGAGCTAGAAGAATTGAACCTTCTTTGGGAGATTAAGTTGTCCTTGAAGATTCATATCTTCCTATGGCAGTTAATCCGTGGCCGTTAACGCTCGGGAGTTCAAGTTCTAAAATGTAATGATCCAGCTATGGTTGATGCCCATTGTGTGAGGTCGACGAGGACTCCAACCACATTTTCTTTACATGTCCCTCAGTTCGGTGTTTTTGGAGCTGCCTTCGAGGTGGTGGGTGGCAGGTGGTGACATTGTAACCTTCCAGACATGTTTCTGGAGGTTCAAACCCACCACAATTCCATACGGCCAgcctcatggtggtagttggggtGATTACCTGGAGTGTATGGAATATTCATAATAAACTTGTGATTGAACATGTGATCACTCGTCTGGCTACTGATGCTATTTGCCAAATGTGCGGATTTTTGCAACTATGGAAGCCACTTAGCAAGCGGCATGCTCGAGACGATATCAACCAGATCACCGTGGACCTTCGCTCCATCGTTGCGCGTCTTGCACCACCGCTTCCTCCGCCTCCGCCCGAGCCggatttgttgctttgtttttatTCAGGGTTGTGTTATGCTGAGCCCCTAGCAAGACTTTGTTTGTTTGTCTTATTTTCTCGCAACTTGAACTCCCCATATGTCGTACGAACCTTCTTGTTGGCCGTTGCGTTATAATCCAAAGTGGGGAAAACTCGTTTTCGTCATATGTTAGACTCCTGTAGGTGCTTGCAAATTTTTGTGACGAAATGACCTTGGtagaaagaaaaacaaaatcgGATCTAGAAATTATTTCACACCACCTGATAATTTGAAGCTCAGTTTTTTTTTTTGTACCGAGCTCCTCTGATCTCATCTAAGCACGAATTTTTGCAAGCATGTAGTGTACAAGAGTTGAGCGTCTTTGATGTACAAATATTTCAGATCCTTTCGATATTTTTGCTATTTcatttgaatttactattcatcggGAACATATGACCCACGGATCAGCTAGTACTATGAATTACCGAGCTTATAGTATTTACTTAAGTGGACAAATTGTCTCTCCGTGCTAATGACTTGCGTGCAGTAATAATCCCAGGATTAACTTGAGACGAGTCGGAATAGTACTAAGCCGAGATTAAATTACAAAAGTAGCACACTTTATGAACCGTGACATGCCGGGGCAGTCGGACCCGGACCGGCGATTACGCAGACGTAATCGTGTTCACTATATAATGCGGCGCCCTCTGATCGACCAGCAACGAATCATCCAAGATAGTAGCAGCTAATCCCGCATCTCGATCTTTCGCGACGCCCACTTACTAGGTACGTACGTGCGGGGATCGATCGATGGTGAGAGATCAGAAGGCCATGGCGTCGCCGCCGGCCGCGCTCCCGGAGGACGTCGCGCTGGAGATCCTCGCGCGCGTGCCGGACGCCGCGGGCCTGTTCCGCTGCGCCGCGGCGTGCAGGCGCTGGAGGACGCTGGTGGCCGACCCATCCTTCCTCCGTCGCCGCTGGCCGGACGGCGCGCGCCACCCGTCCTCGCTCCTCGGCTTCTTCGGCCAGGAGTGGTGCCGCCGCCCCGGCGGAGAGGATCACGGGGACGTCCCTGATTTGCCGGGCTTCGTCCGCGCGCCGGGGTCGGTCCTCGCGTCCGAACGCCCCTTCCTGGGCTCCTTCGTGCCCGGCGCTGCCGGCATCTTCGACCGCGCGGTGCCGCTCGCCTCGCATCGCGGCCTCCTCCTCGTGCGCTTCGTCCCAGCCGGCGGCGAGTCAAGCGCCGACGTGGACCACCTGGCTGTGTGCAACCTGCACTCCGGCGCGTGCGACGTGCTCCCGCCGCTCGAGCGGGGCTGGTTCTTCGACTACGTGGACGCGAGCGCGTACGCCGTCGTGAACCAGGGGCCGACGTCCTTCAAGGTGTTCATCGTCGGCTACAACAACGAGGGCAGCCAGCAGTACGACCTCCGCACGTTCTCGTCCGGCGGCGAGCCGAGCTGGAGCGCGCCCAGCAAGCTCTTCAACCCGATAGAGCACggcatcttcgggccgttgaagcagCGCGGCGCCGTGGTGGGCCACGGGACGGTGCACTGGCTCATCTGGGACCTGGTCGACTTCCACGCCATCGACGTGGACGCCATGACCGGCCGCGTGACCCTACAGAAGCTCCCGGCCCCGAGGCCGCGCGACATGGAATACCACCTCTACGACACGCCACGCCTGCGCGTCGCGGCCGATGAGACGGCGCTTTCGTCGATCTGCCTGTTCAGGGAGCCCCTCCGAGTAGAGACCTGGACGAGGGGGGACGGCGGCGAGCATTGCGGCCGAGAGTGGTGCCGCGCTAGGGTGGTGGAGCTGCGACCACCCGGGCAGAAGCAAATCGACACGCCGGTGTGCATGTGCTTGGGGGAGAGGAGCGGCACGCTGCTCATCAAGGACCTTCACCGGTGCATGTACATCGCGGATCTGGAAAGTGGCGCCATGGAGGAGACGACGGACAAGCAGTTTTGCCGTGGCCTCGACGGCTGCAAGACGGCGTTCCCCGTAGAGATCGACTGGCCTGCCTTCTTCATGTGTCGCCTTGGTGGAAAGTCAGATGTTTAATCTGGCGACAAGTGCGGCAAACTTTGAAGCTTACAATAATGCTTCTGGCTTCTTTAGAAAAACATGATTCTATTTTTGAACTAATTGTCcaatctatacttcatttgcaTATTTCTGTTCTTGAGAATTAGGACTTCGAAATAAGACAACTCTATAACCTATTTTGACaacttttaaaatttgaattctcaATCATGGTGAAGCAAAGATAAAATATGCAAATATATTATAAACTGGACAATCGGTCAAAAGGATAAAACATATTCAAGCTTGGAGATCACGTGAAAAAGTAGGGGCAGATGAAGCATTGCATATCTTGGTGGGTGGAGCACATGCTCCTTGTCTCCACACTTTTGGTAACAATAAAACATGAAGCTGATGTTCTCTTCCTCTATCACTTGCTCCATTTTCTTGCTGATGAGGTCAAGAGTGAATATTCTACGTACCACACTTCTTTTGCCCCACGAGTACTACACATGTGCTCTCTGCAAAGGACAAGATTTCAATTCCCTCGACTTGCCGGGGCATCAGCTCGGACCGCACCCATCCTTCCATACCCTCATAGCTATGATCATTGTCTTGTTCTTGCTTGGTCCAAAGTTCAAGGATATATTTTTCTCTGATATGAAAAAATGAAAGCTTTTCTTTCTCAAGGATGCATGGGAACGGGGGTGGCAAGCCATGTTTGATTTTAATTGGGATCTTGGCTAAGGTAACATTTGTCGTGTCAGCAGTTATATATGTTGAGCGTGTAGAAGTTTGTATTGTCTCAGTACAACCAATGCACAATGTCACCGTTCACCACGCCGGCGCGCGGCCCAGACACTACCGGATTCgcaacctatgccgacggcccgtggccgtcggcataggccgaCTGCCGTCGGCTTAGATCTATGCTGACGGCGGCCGTCAGCATacccccgtcggcatagatcacgtcagcgtagtctgccagaccgtcggcatagtttagccgtcggcatagggacctatgccgacggctttcgTACGGctgtcggcatagtttagccgtcggcagAAATTTTCACCTGACAGCAACAAACGGCGCCGTCAAAAGCGCTGACGAATCATGGACCACCGcgtggcagaggtatgccgacggccaagccgtcAGCATAGatgaaaatctatgccgacggtCAGGCCGTCGGCATAAATCTGCCACGCGGCAGCCGCTGGGCGCTCCTGTcagcatctatgccgacggcctggccgtcggcatagatgctgCCACGTGTCATAGCATGCGAGCTCTGGTTGCATGTCTATGCGGacagcaaagccgtcggcatagtcaAGCTATGCCGAGGGCAATGCCGTCGGCATACTTGCTGCCCAGAAGCAAAAAAAAATTATACCAGCCAAAAAGGCTAGTAATTTCATAGTTGATACATTAGCCAAAAAGGCCAGGGTTGGTCATGTTATGTCCCAATAATAATCCTCATGAATATACAAGTTACACAAGAAAAAACGTTGTTTGTCCGCTCATTATAGTACTAGTGTTAGATAGAGCTCATATACAAGGGTATGAGCAATACAACAATGTCTGGAATGGACATGCAGGAATATAACAACATAGCCCACAGCAAAGGGTACAGGGTATACAATCATAACATAGTTTTTCCACTAGGTGCAGAGTAGGTATTTAAACTGGACACAAATAGCCCTTGTGATGATTTAGTAGATACAGAGTAGGAGTATGTAGGACTTGATCATGAGGTAATATGAAAATCAACAAAACAAAGCAAAAAGGTATTTTGGAGCATCTTGAACTCCTTAACAAATAGACCAAGTGCTAACTAAGGAACATGTGAGTGTACACATATGGTTCCTGTGATGCTGGTTGTAAGCAAAGAAGAGGAGTTGACCAATGCTAAaatgttgaactccctaaaagaGAAAGGCATGTTCTCtgaaagtacatacatagttctaatCTAGACGCAACTGTAAGTCAAAATCGAAAGTCTAGATCAGATTGCATACATAACGATAAAACTGAATTACACACACAAAAGATTCAGTTTTTTTTGTGGCAACAAGGAAGCAAGCAAACTAATTGGCAAACAATGCAGCAATGTCCAGGTGATTGAGTACTAGGATCTGACAGCAATAGCACCAAGTTAAATTCAGTCAAGCGTGTAAGTAGATTCAGACGAGTAGCATACCAAGCAAAAAAATCAGATTTTAAACAGGCTAGCTAGCTGCAATTTGATGCAATCCTGATGGTACAAACATGCTAGCTAGATTAAACACCAACAATTAACACAGCCTAGCTGCGGTAACTAACAAGGCCATTATAAATTATTAGCGTGCATGATCTGCAGTACTAGGAGGCTGAATCAATGCACATCACAGTAACCACAAATGGGGTCTAATACAAGAGCAGAATTTAACAAGTGTGCTACTCCGAATCATCATTACTTGTAAATAGGAATGATCTTTTCCATGACACAGGCACGACAAGCACAAACAAAATCACCCATGCGCATGAAACAGAGCAAGGTACTAATATAGCAGCACAAGAGAGGGAGCTAGAGGTAGGAGATGGATTCACATGGGAGGAGGTTGTAGTCAATGGCGCACACAACCACGGTCGCCGTCACGCGGTAGAGGAGGCTGTAGCCGAGTTGGACCATGTGTGGGGCGTCATCGTGCCGGTGGATGCCCTGGTTGTCGTCATCGTCAACGAAGGATGCCTGCTACTCCGAATCTAACAAACAAGTAAGAGCTAGTGTTGTTGATCTAGTACAGAAATTAAGCAAGCTAGTATAGGAGACACACGTGCTGCTAGTATCTACAGAAAGCAATCAAGTTGCCTGTGTGTGTGCTTGAGCTAGCTTAGTATGTACGGTCCATGGTTGGGCTCTAAAACTAACAGAGCATGCTAGCGTCAACAGAATCAATCACAAggttattttgttgttgttgctagCACTGCTAGCTGTATGTGttgatccatccatccatggacCTAACTAATGTTGCTGTATCTCTAAACGaagtgcagcaacacaagaagACGAACTAAAACTGTGGAGCACATGTGTACCTATACTCATCCATGTCAAACtatacaaataaataaataaatgacttGTTCATACAAATCCCTCTAGGATTCCTTCATACAAGAGGATTTGCATCACATATTCGTCTACCTCCTCCTCGAATAGTGCGTTCAGTTGAATAGCAAATGAGTTAATGAGATGTAATGTACTATCTGTCTAGTAATGGCTGATGCTTCTATATATCCATACTTGTTGGTCTCGTTTATTAAtgtactgcctccgtccataataataatataagagcatttttggcACTAGTGTGGTtttaaaaacgctcttatattatgggtcaGAGGTAATACAATCTAGTCTAGTAAATCACATCTAATTTAACATGTAGCTTACCAGTAAAGCCAAGACAGCAAAGAACTTTGCTCCTCGCGTGCTGATACTGCTTTCCCCATTTTCTTTTTTTGCCAAAACTAATGTACTGTACATGAGGATGAATGAGTCAACCAACCAAACAAACAGGCCACAATCAATCAATATATATAAATAAAAATTACAGTAGCTAGACCCCTTGGACAAAAGCTTTCTGGACATTTTAAACAAGAAAGATAGCGATTTCGTTCTGCATTTTTTTCTTCCCAATA is from Triticum aestivum cultivar Chinese Spring chromosome 3A, IWGSC CS RefSeq v2.1, whole genome shotgun sequence and encodes:
- the LOC123059107 gene encoding uncharacterized protein — encoded protein: MVRDQKAMASPPAALPEDVALEILARVPDAAGLFRCAAACRRWRTLVADPSFLRRRWPDGARHPSSLLGFFGQEWCRRPGGEDHGDVPDLPGFVRAPGSVLASERPFLGSFVPGAAGIFDRAVPLASHRGLLLVRFVPAGGESSADVDHLAVCNLHSGACDVLPPLERGWFFDYVDASAYAVVNQGPTSFKVFIVGYNNEGSQQYDLRTFSSGGEPSWSAPSKLFNPIEHGIFGPLKQRGAVVGHGTVHWLIWDLVDFHAIDVDAMTGRVTLQKLPAPRPRDMEYHLYDTPRLRVAADETALSSICLFREPLRVETWTRGDGGEHCGREWCRARVVELRPPGQKQIDTPVCMCLGERSGTLLIKDLHRCMYIADLESGAMEETTDKQFCRGLDGCKTAFPVEIDWPAFFMCRLGGKSDV